The Lycium barbarum isolate Lr01 chromosome 4, ASM1917538v2, whole genome shotgun sequence nucleotide sequence ACCTTACAGTAAGCAAAACATAACAAAACAGCTCAATTCGCTTATATTAAGTTGATGGTACACTGCATGCTAAGCATGAATGGACACACAATATTGGCCATTTGGAGCATTTTTCAGACACATGTTTCACTTCATGTACTTGTGAAGAAACTTCCTGTGAAAATCATTGCGGATAGTATCATTGATAAAGCGCTTGGCTGCCTTCATTTCACCACGAGCTTGGTTCTTAAAAACCACACTGAAAGTTGTTGGCTGATTGTTGTTTAACAGAGGGTTTCCTCTCAGTAATTCTGCCTCCTTTACTTTAAGCTCTTCTTCTTGCTCTTGCCTTTCTTTCCAAAGTTTCTCCTCTGCTTTTTCTTTATTTATCTGTTCAAGTTCTGCCAAGAGAGCTTCTGTATCATCTCCGTcatcgtcgtcatcatcatcatcgctctCATCATCACTCTTGACATTCACATCAGCATCATCAGCATCAGCACTCCGTGGAACAATACGATCTTCAATCTCTCGTTTAGATCCTTCCAAAAAGAGTTGACTACCTTTCCTACGATCTCTGTCATCATTATAGCCCTTATCTTTAGAGAAATGTCTCCGCTCACGGTCCTCCAACTCATCCCGCAGGTTCCTCTTCTGCAACTCTTCCTGGGTGTCTTGTCCTTCCTTTCTGGGCTTTAATGTTGTATGAGCTGCGATCTCTCTTGAAGAATATTTTTGAGATGGACCAAATATCCGAGTTCCACCTTGTTCGTTGCCACCTTTAGCAGGTGCCCAAGTAAGTCTCGCTGCCGTCGTCATATCTTCTAGCTCTCCAAGACAAAATCTAACGTTAGACGAGGAAAGATGGTAGAATTAGAGACTTGGAGATCCGACCCGAAATTGAGAGAGGAAGAAAGAAAAATAGCATTGCCTTATCAACTTGTCCACACTTTTAAAACATTGCTATTATTGTATTCCACGAAACAAGATTATGGAATTTCATATCATTGAAAACCTTCCCCGCCTTACCCATTGAACTATTTCTGGAGTACATTGCAGTCAAAGCATTACCCATGTAAACACATGTATGAAAACTGTTTTGATTGCAAATGCATGCACTTGCTTACCACGCGAACTATCACAAACAGAAAGAAGGCTAGAATAAGCAAAATCATTAGGCCTATAATGAGCTAACATATTGGAAAACAAGCGAAAACATTGACCAGTCTTTCCATACTGAGCG carries:
- the LOC132636651 gene encoding uncharacterized protein LOC132636651, with protein sequence MTTAARLTWAPAKGGNEQGGTRIFGPSQKYSSREIAAHTTLKPRKEGQDTQEELQKRNLRDELEDRERRHFSKDKGYNDDRDRRKGSQLFLEGSKREIEDRIVPRSADADDADVNVKSDDESDDDDDDDDGDDTEALLAELEQINKEKAEEKLWKERQEQEEELKVKEAELLRGNPLLNNNQPTTFSVVFKNQARGEMKAAKRFINDTIRNDFHRKFLHKYMK